In a single window of the Actinomycetota bacterium genome:
- the trxA gene encoding thioredoxin, producing MATVTLTKDNFEDTITNNDMVLVDFWADWCGPCKMFGPVFEKMSEQYPDIVFGKVDTEAQRELAGYFSIRSIPTLMVFREKVILFSQAGALPEPMLRDLITQAGEIDMEDVHRKIQEQTAEADA from the coding sequence ATGGCAACCGTCACACTGACCAAAGACAACTTTGAAGACACCATCACGAACAACGATATGGTTCTCGTCGACTTCTGGGCCGACTGGTGCGGACCCTGCAAGATGTTTGGACCCGTATTCGAAAAGATGTCGGAACAGTACCCGGACATCGTGTTCGGCAAGGTCGACACCGAGGCACAGAGAGAACTGGCCGGCTACTTCAGCATCCGCTCGATCCCGACCCTCATGGTCTTTCGTGAGAAGGTCATCCTCTTCTCTCAGGCGGGAGCCCTTCCCGAGCCCATGCTCAGGGACCTGATTACTCAGGCCGGGGAGATCGACATGGAAGACGTGCACCGCAAGATCCAGGAACAGACCGCCGAAGCCGACGCCTGA
- a CDS encoding gamma-glutamyltransferase, giving the protein MTRIAAAAVSTHAAGAAERIADQGGNAVDAAIAASIAGMISEPGIVALGGGGFLTIWPSDGSPCTVDGYASMPGKGRDPSRFGSGMFDAWMAYGGGMTTTVGHGSVAVPGALAACQVASTRFGELPWRLLIEPSVDLAERGFPLSVASSRYLEHCHDTIFGWHEPSYGALHDENGRVLQVGETVHVDGLAESLRLIAEFGADVFYTGSLAQKIVADIEAGGGLLTQEDLAGYEAIVRDPLRLEVSGWDIASNPPPAVGGVALAAMIALMDREPVGGWTKEALDRLVKVQRSVLAYRREHLDEAEDLAVEAEILLKMIDANGPAWLDASPSTIHTSVVDERGLACAATFSAGYGSGVMAPGTGIWLNNSLGEIELNPRGLHALVPGERLLSNMAPTVARDESDSVVAIGSPGAERITTAILQAFLNIAHLGMSLQDAVAHPRIHVEFVDGQARVAYEPGPAVEGLGYPTRPFEREDMFFGGVGAVALHADGTMEAGIDPRRSGAAVLT; this is encoded by the coding sequence ATGACTCGAATCGCCGCTGCAGCAGTCTCGACACACGCGGCCGGCGCCGCCGAACGGATCGCGGATCAAGGTGGCAACGCCGTCGATGCGGCGATCGCTGCATCGATCGCCGGCATGATCTCGGAACCTGGCATCGTTGCGTTGGGAGGCGGTGGTTTTCTCACCATCTGGCCTTCTGACGGGTCTCCCTGCACCGTCGACGGCTACGCGAGCATGCCCGGAAAAGGGAGGGATCCCTCCCGGTTCGGGAGTGGCATGTTCGATGCGTGGATGGCGTACGGTGGCGGCATGACCACCACCGTGGGGCATGGATCGGTGGCCGTTCCAGGCGCACTTGCAGCTTGTCAAGTTGCATCCACTCGTTTCGGGGAGCTTCCCTGGAGGCTCCTGATCGAACCGTCGGTGGATCTCGCCGAGCGCGGGTTCCCTCTCTCCGTTGCGTCGTCGCGTTATCTGGAACACTGCCATGACACCATCTTCGGCTGGCACGAACCGAGCTACGGCGCGCTTCACGATGAGAACGGCAGGGTGTTGCAGGTGGGTGAGACGGTGCATGTCGACGGCCTTGCGGAAAGTTTGCGCTTGATCGCGGAGTTCGGTGCCGACGTCTTCTACACAGGGTCCCTCGCACAGAAGATCGTTGCCGACATAGAGGCCGGCGGTGGGCTCTTGACGCAAGAAGATCTTGCAGGATACGAAGCGATCGTTCGAGATCCCCTTCGCCTGGAGGTCTCCGGATGGGATATCGCTTCGAATCCACCGCCCGCGGTCGGGGGCGTGGCCCTGGCGGCGATGATCGCTCTGATGGATCGGGAGCCTGTCGGCGGATGGACGAAGGAGGCACTCGACCGCCTCGTCAAGGTCCAGCGCTCGGTCTTGGCGTATCGCCGGGAGCATCTCGACGAGGCAGAGGACCTGGCGGTCGAAGCCGAGATTCTGTTGAAGATGATCGATGCAAATGGACCGGCCTGGCTGGACGCGTCTCCGTCGACCATCCACACATCGGTCGTCGACGAACGTGGGCTTGCATGCGCCGCAACGTTCTCCGCCGGCTATGGCTCGGGAGTCATGGCCCCTGGCACGGGGATATGGTTGAACAACTCCCTCGGTGAGATCGAACTCAATCCTCGAGGTCTTCACGCGCTGGTACCGGGAGAGCGTCTCCTCTCGAACATGGCTCCGACGGTTGCCAGAGACGAATCAGATTCGGTGGTGGCCATCGGATCGCCGGGCGCCGAACGCATCACCACGGCCATCCTTCAGGCATTCCTCAACATTGCCCATCTGGGTATGAGTCTTCAGGATGCCGTGGCACATCCGAGGATTCACGTTGAGTTCGTGGATGGGCAGGCCCGGGTCGCCTACGAGCCGGGGCCTGCAGTCGAAGGTCTGGGGTATCCAACGAGGCCCTTCGAGCGTGAGGACATGTTCTTCGGGGGTGTTGGCGCCGTTGCCCTCCATGCCGACGGCACGATGGAGGCGGGAATCGACCCGCGTCGGTCGGGAGCCGCAGTCCTGACCTGA
- the galK gene encoding galactokinase, which translates to MLFATKYDAKPTGLVRSPGRVNLIGEHTDYNNGFVLPVAIEKAVWIAFRPRSDRKVILRSEAFVDDARLDLDELTRGEGWAEYAKGVAWAMERAGNRLHGWEGVIASDIAMAAGLSSSAALGIAIEVVFANVSDLGWDPGSFAQLQQISENEWVGVRSGIMDPLIVTGAHKGHAMLIDCLSFKGVHVLIPPQAAIVVMDTGTRRNLIEAGYNRRRSQCEIAAAKLGVTALRDVTIDQLAEHRGDLEEPLYECAKHVVTENERTLAAAEALRRGSLGEFGCLMNESHASLRDLFGVSSRPLDAIVEAAQTTPGCFGARLTGGGYAGAAVALVTRESAERFIRAVEDEFHEATGLQGHCYVVESARGATFEPL; encoded by the coding sequence ATGCTCTTTGCCACCAAGTATGACGCCAAGCCAACAGGGCTCGTGCGCTCTCCAGGACGCGTCAACCTGATTGGTGAGCACACGGACTACAACAACGGGTTCGTGCTCCCCGTGGCCATCGAGAAGGCCGTTTGGATAGCGTTTCGACCCCGTTCCGACCGAAAGGTCATCCTCCGCTCCGAAGCCTTTGTCGATGATGCACGGCTCGACCTCGACGAGTTGACACGCGGCGAGGGTTGGGCGGAATACGCCAAAGGTGTCGCATGGGCCATGGAAAGGGCCGGCAATCGTCTGCACGGCTGGGAAGGGGTCATCGCGAGCGATATCGCGATGGCCGCCGGCCTGTCATCTTCGGCAGCGCTTGGCATCGCCATCGAAGTCGTCTTTGCCAACGTCTCGGACCTCGGCTGGGATCCCGGTTCGTTCGCACAGCTCCAGCAGATCTCTGAGAATGAATGGGTTGGAGTCCGCAGCGGCATCATGGACCCACTCATCGTGACGGGCGCCCACAAAGGCCATGCAATGCTCATCGACTGCCTCTCGTTCAAGGGTGTCCATGTCCTGATCCCACCCCAGGCCGCGATCGTCGTGATGGACACCGGAACCCGGAGGAACCTGATCGAGGCCGGTTACAACCGACGGAGATCTCAGTGTGAAATCGCCGCGGCAAAGCTTGGCGTGACCGCATTACGAGACGTCACAATCGACCAGCTCGCCGAGCACAGAGGCGATTTGGAGGAACCTCTGTACGAGTGCGCCAAGCACGTCGTAACGGAGAACGAACGCACACTCGCCGCCGCAGAAGCACTACGTCGAGGTTCGCTCGGAGAATTCGGTTGTCTCATGAACGAGAGCCACGCCTCATTGCGCGATTTGTTCGGAGTCTCCAGCAGACCGCTCGACGCGATAGTGGAGGCTGCTCAGACCACACCCGGATGTTTTGGCGCTCGCCTCACAGGAGGCGGCTACGCCGGCGCTGCCGTTGCCCTCGTTACGCGAGAGTCGGCCGAACGATTCATCCGCGCCGTGGAAGACGAATTCCATGAGGCGACAGGCCTCCAAGGACACTGCTACGTCGTCGAATCGGCGCGAGGAGCGACCTTCGAACCGCTGTGA